A window from Gossypium raimondii isolate GPD5lz chromosome 7, ASM2569854v1, whole genome shotgun sequence encodes these proteins:
- the LOC105763115 gene encoding uncharacterized protein At4g02000-like: protein MDMDRVLKGSPWTFNNHLLILYKLKVGEDPLQVPLVFPPFWVQIHEVSIGLYSENLATQMGNFLGNFMEYDVSYLGKENRNFMRIRVQIDVRRPLKRRKQILYRERRSYITFKYERLSLFCFFCGRLGHSDSFCETKINIGVEMIDMGWDLSIRAQSRRSLSMKSIWLREETDGDRGGPGEENKEVRMGQQKKGEN, encoded by the coding sequence ATGGATATGGACAGGGTGTTAAAGGGTTCACCTTGGACCTTTAACAACCATCTATTGATACTTTACAAATTGAAAGTTGGAGAGGATCCGTTACAGGTCCCTTTAGTTTTCCCACCTTTCTGGGTTCAGATCCATGAGGTGTCAATTGGTCTATATTCCGAAAATTTAGCTACGCAGATGGGGAATTTTTTGGGGAATTTTATGGAATATGACGTCTCATACTTGGGGAAAGAAAACAGGAACTTTATGAGGATCAGGGTCCAAATTGATGTAAGGCGTCCTTTGAAAAGGaggaaacaaattttatataggGAGAGACGTTCATACATCACTTTTAAGTATGAAAGACTatcacttttttgttttttctgtgGAAGACTGGGTCATAGTGATTCGTTCtgtgaaacaaaaataaatatcggAGTAGAGATGATAGATATGGGATGGGATTTATCTATCAGAGCACAATCCCGAAGGTCACTATCAATGAAGAGTATCTGGTTACGGGAGGAAACAGATGGTGATAGGGGAGGACCTggtgaagaaaataaagaggtCCGAATGGGGCAACAGAAGAAAGGggaaaattaa